A portion of the Eulemur rufifrons isolate Redbay chromosome 30, OSU_ERuf_1, whole genome shotgun sequence genome contains these proteins:
- the ZCCHC12 gene encoding zinc finger CCHC domain-containing protein 12, which translates to MASILARVGNSRRQNAPLPPWAFSMLRSLGRSLVPLMASMAERNMKLFSGRVVPAQGEETFENWLIQVNGVLPDWNMSEEEKLKRLMKTLRGPAREVMRLLQAANPNLSVADFLKAMKLVFGESESSVTAHGKFFNTLQAQGEKASLYVIRLEVQLQNAIQAGMLAEKDANQTRLQQLLLGAELNGDLRYRLKDLLRMYANEQERLPNFLELIRMIREEEDWDDTFIKRKRPKRSESMVDRAASPVAFQASTPIVIGSADCNIIEIDDTLDDSDEDVILVESQDPPLSSSGAPFFRDGAIYQDQVLVIDSPNNSMAQAPSTSGGSGQKNDGPGDIRRTRKRKHTIRCSYCGEEGHSKETCDNESNRAQVFENLIITLQELTHTEEEGSGEAPVEYCDPFELQEGGSPQF; encoded by the coding sequence ATGGCTAGCATCCTTGCACGTGTGGGTAACAGCCGGCGGCAGAACGCACCCTTGCCGCCTTGGGCCTTTTCCATGCTGAGGTCCCTGGGGAGGAGTCTCGTTCCTTTAATGGCCAGCATGGCAGAGAGAAACATGAAGTTGTTCTCAGGGAGGGTGGTGCCAGCCCAGGGGGAAGAAACCTTTGAAAACTGGCTGATCCAAGTCAATGGGGTCCTGCCAGATTGGAATATGTCTGAGGAGGAGAAGCTCAAGCGCTTGATGAAAACCCTTAGGGGCCCTGCCCGGGAGGTCATGCGTTTGCTTCAGGCGGCCAACCCCAACTTAAGTGTGGCAGATTTCTTGAAGGCCATGAAATTGGTGTTTGGGGAGTCTGAAAGCAGTGTGACTGCCCATGGTAAATTCTTTAACACCCTGCAGGCGCAAGGGGAGAAAGCCTCCCTTTATGTGATCCGTTTAGAGGTGCAGCTCCAGAATGCTATCCAGGCAGGCATGCTCGCTGAGAAAGATGCAAACCAGACTCGCCTACAACAGCTCCTTTTAGGGGCTGAGCTGAATGGGGACCTGCGCTACAGGCTTAAGGATCTTCTTAGGATGTATGCAAATGAGCAGGAGCGCCTTCCCAATTTCCTGGAGTTAATCAGGATGATAAGGGAGGAAGAGGATTGGGATGACACCTTTATTAAACGGAAGCGGCCCAAAAGATCTGAGTCAATGGTGGACAGGGCAGCCAGCCCTGTAGCATTTCAGGCCTCCACACCCATAGTGATTGGCAGTGCTGACTGCAACATAATAGAGATAGATGATACCCTGGATGACTCAGATGAGGATGTGATCCTGGTGGAGTCTCAGGACCCTCCACTTTCATCCTCGGGTGCCCCTTTCTTCAGAGATGGGGCCATATATCAGGATCAAGTGCTGGTTATTGATTCCCCCAACAACTCCATGGCTCAGGCTCCTTCTACCAGTGGTGGTTCTGGGCAAAAGAATGATGGTCCTGGGGATATTCGTAGAACCAGGAAGCGAAAACACACAATCCGCTGTTCATATTGTGGTGAGGAGGGCCATTCAAAAGAAACCTGTGACAATGAGAGCAACAGGGCCCAGGTTTTTGAGAATCTGATCATCACCCTGCAGGAGCTGACACATACAGAGGAGGAAGGGTCAGGAGAGGCCCCTGTTGAATACTGTGACCCCTTTGAGCTACAGGAAGGTGGTAGCCCCCAGTTTTAA